A section of the Agarivorans litoreus genome encodes:
- the rluF gene encoding 23S rRNA pseudouridine(2604) synthase RluF: protein MSASNEKRLNKFISDSGFCSRREADKLIEQQRVTINGQKPELGTKVQPGDKVAVDGKLIKAIASNKSDRVYIAYNKPIGITSTTERHVKGNIIDAIGHKQRIFPIGRLDKPSEGLIFLTSDGDIVNKILRAENAHDKEYVVTVDKPLSERFVERMQRGVPILDTVTKPCKVKVNSKFVFTIVLTQGLNRQIRRMCEYLGYEVTKLKRTRIMNVHLDKLRPGQWRNLTDAEMAEINQAVAHSSKTAPETSPATEKKVFVNKAASNKARDKFKKARSQGANKATLSLKKK from the coding sequence GTGAGCGCATCAAACGAAAAACGTCTAAATAAATTTATCAGTGACTCGGGATTTTGTTCCCGACGTGAAGCCGATAAATTGATTGAACAGCAGCGAGTAACCATTAATGGTCAAAAGCCTGAGTTAGGGACTAAAGTTCAACCGGGCGATAAAGTTGCAGTAGACGGTAAACTGATAAAAGCTATCGCTAGCAATAAATCTGATCGTGTTTACATTGCCTACAACAAGCCCATTGGCATCACCAGTACCACAGAGCGTCATGTTAAAGGCAACATTATTGATGCCATTGGTCACAAGCAGCGCATTTTCCCTATCGGCCGTTTAGATAAGCCTTCCGAGGGGCTTATTTTTCTAACTAGTGACGGCGACATCGTGAATAAAATTTTGCGTGCCGAGAATGCCCACGATAAAGAATACGTAGTGACGGTAGATAAACCCCTAAGTGAGCGTTTTGTTGAGCGGATGCAGCGTGGCGTGCCTATTTTAGATACTGTGACTAAGCCCTGTAAGGTGAAGGTAAACAGCAAGTTTGTCTTTACCATTGTGCTGACTCAAGGGCTAAACCGCCAAATTCGCCGCATGTGTGAGTACTTGGGATATGAAGTTACCAAGCTTAAGCGCACCCGTATTATGAATGTGCACCTAGATAAACTTCGCCCTGGTCAATGGCGCAACTTAACTGATGCGGAAATGGCCGAGATTAATCAAGCGGTAGCCCATTCAAGTAAAACTGCACCAGAAACCTCACCAGCCACCGAGAAAAAGGTGTTTGTGAATAAAGCAGCAAGCAATAAGGCGCGTGATA